aaatttttttaagaaaccaGTTTTATTGCTAAAGAAAACTCAAAACTTTATAGCTGTTATAATGTCGAAGTTGAGAAAATAATCTCATTGTTTGTTCCCTTCTCTTATCGAGAGCTGACATATCTAAGCAAGTTGCAATTTAGCACTATTTTGAGCAGTAGTAGtcaacaaacaaaaacatatttctgTGGACTGATTCAGGGATGAAGAAGCTCTCATGTTAGACAAACTGGATTAAACTTTTGAGTGTTCAATATCTTTTCTCTTGTTTGGTCTCTTCATGCATTCATGTTTTAGAGGATCAAAGTCCTTCTTCTGATGCAGGGAAAATTTCATGCAAATTTGTTAGATTGATGAACCATATATTGCTAGTACTGTTAAGTAAGGACTGCTTTCTTGTGGATCCTTTTCCAGTATGTAACCTTGCAAAAGGAAAATGGGTTCCAGACAACCGCCAACCGTTATATTCAGGTTTCGAATGCAAGCAATGGCTGTCAGAGATGTGGGCTTGCCGCTTGACACAACGCACAGATTTTGCATATGAAAGGCTTCGATGGCAGCCAAAAGATTGTCAAATGGAGGAATTTGAAGGGTCTAAATATTTGAGAAGGTATTCTGTGTTCTAAAGTAATGTTTATAGATCGCACTCTTGTCTAATTGATTTAGCTTTCAgttcaatgatttgatacttgaGATCGCAAATTGAATCATTGGGTGCTGCTTGATATACTTTGAATAATCAGTTTGGTAGAGGCTTGTGCTAACAGGCTAATCATGTAATTTTAGTGATTACTATTTCTGGTTGCTTTGTAAGATGGTTCTGTACTTGATCAATTTCCTCTGGTTTGGAAGTTACCTTGTATTTCACTACACAACGGATTGCAATACACTTGCGCTCTTCATAgtttaaattagtataaatttttgGGATCAATTTTTACAAATTGATAACCATTGGCTGTGTTCAGGATGCAACACAAAACTCTAGCCTTTGTTGGAGACTCATTGGGTCGGCAGCAGTTTCAGTCTCTAATGTGCATGATCACTTCTGGGAAGGAAACGCTTGATGTGGAAGATGTGGGGAAGGAGTATGGGCTGATTCTATCTGAGGGTGCCGCTCGCCCTGATGGATGGGCTTACCGGTTTTTGAGCACCAATACTACAATTCTCTACTACTGGTCTGCAATTCTCTGTGATATTGAACCTATCAATGTCGATGATCCAGCGACAGAATATGCAATACATCTTGACCGGCCTCCGCTGTTCTTGCGCCAATTCCTTCACAAGTTTAACGTTCTGGTTCTCAatacaggtcaccattggaatcGAGGAAAGATCAATGCTAATCGGTGGATAATGCATGTTGGAGGTGTGCCAAATACTGACAAGAAGATAGCAGTGGTTGCGGGTGCCAAGAATCTCACTGTTTACAATGTGGTTAGGTGGGTGAGCTCGCAGCTTTTAGAGTATCCTAGTTTAAAGGTATTCTTTCGGACCATTTCCCCAAGGCATTTTGTTGGTGGGGACTGGAACACTGGAGGCAGCTGTAACAGCACTACACCAATGTCAGTGGGAaaggaaatattgggtgaagaGTCTACAGATAAAGTTGTAGCCAATGCAGTGAAGGGAACAAGGGTCAAGATCTTGGACATAACAGCTCTTTCTCAGCTTAGGGATGAAGGTCATATATCACATTTTAGCATTTCGGCCAAGCCAGGTGTGCAGGATTGCTTACACTGGTGTTTGCCTGGCATTCCTGATACGTGGAATGAAATACTCTTTACACAAATCTAGTCTGCACATGATTTTACATACTTTTATTTGCCCAATCATGTCGTCATACTTCCTATCTTGTACCTTACTCTTCAGAAGATGCAGTTGTGGGCATGCAATGCAATACAAGATGCCCTTAGCAGGGTTGGAACTATGACCTGATCTTTGATACATGAGTATGACTTTCCTGATACTTTGAAGTACGGGATTTTCTTTTGTACAATATTGGTTAAGCATATAATTTTACTTCTTAAGTGGCCAGTTGCTTCCTCACAGAGAAGGTTGGTACATAGCTAAAGTATTGGAACATTTAACGATAGTAACTGGAACTGAGTTATGCTCGGCTCTTCAACTGCAATTCCAGACATTGGGAAATGGAGATACCATTTTTCGTCTTCTTGGGAGCTTGAGATAAAGAGTTCCAATGTACTTTTAGATTTAGTATACTTACTGGATCTTCTCAAAGAATAAACATTACAAGTTCAATATAACATATATCCTCTTCATTACGAGGGAGAAATTTAGTCACAACTGTGAAATATTCTCTTAAGTTTAACTGTATTTTTAATCCTCTGATAAAATGAATTAAGTCTCTTTGTCGTTTTACTGTCAAATTATTAACGAAAATTAATAACCAAGTGATGTAGCTTATGTAATATCATGATTTCCttatgtaatataaaatgagaacaacgaaaagaaagattaaatttaatttaataacatgtgacttttaatgaaattttttgctattgtattttgttttaatagattttatttatgCCCACTCTTAACTAACCAGATACTTTTGTAATACATTACTTGAAACGTTATTTTCCTTAATGTTTGTTTTCAGTTAATTTTGTTGTCTTTCTCAGCATACTCCATCTTTTCtgaataataattcataattcaaGCAGTTGATCTTTTTCCTATGTCTACAACAAAACAtgctttcttttatgttttttcataACAGAGTTTTTCAATAGAACATGGTAACAAAAATCTAGTGTTCATTATTTTGCATCTTCATCCAAGTAAGAATTTGGTtatgtttcttgtttttctttttattgattCCACCAAATATCATTTTTGAAGTACAACTATGATTCTTGACCAAACTACTTCGCAACCTTCGGAATTTGATAGAATGTATTCTGTACGGTGCAATAATTCATTCAACCAAAATTTTTAGATGGACAAAGCTACTGAACTAGAAAGATCTTAAAACAGATATTCACAAAgattttgttcttattttagAATTGTAACTCTTCTTCAATAAAGCAAGGTGAGCAATCAATAACTGAATTTCTTTAAGAAACTGAATTTTGAAATCGATATGTACCACAAAGTATTCTTGCAATATTATTTTACCTATTATTGCTCTAAGACCAtatcaaaactaaaagaaaaaataggttTTGTGGTGGACGTGAGAAAAAAAGATGAACAACTTCTTAAATCGTTATTCAGAAAAACCATATGGGGAGTGCAAGTTATTTTGAAAGTGTGGTCTCATTCTTATAAACcacaaaaacaataaacaaatacttaaaaaaaattatgaaatatttaaatactgaataaaataaaatttggaagTATTTGaacatataattatttagaaggtctttattttattagggaAAAAAAGAATTTGTTGGAAAGAGAAGCCACGTCAGAAAAGGAGAACGTGGGTGGTGTCCGTTATTGTATGAGAGGGAGCGTCTATTTTTATGCGGGCGTCACAAATATTGAAAGTCGTAGGAAACGGAAAACGAAAGGAGGTTGGTTTGAGAAGGAAGGAACTCCATGTCGATGTCTCCTTACCTTCTCTATTGAAGAAGCCATGGTAGAGGAATTCTCCAAATCGGTGGAGGAGGGGCTCCGCCTCTCCAAGAGAATATACTTCGGCAAAGACCGCGCCGTCTCGCCGCCCAAGCCTCCTCCAACCATGTCCAAGTCCAACACCTCCTACCTCCCCACCGCTCCCATGCTCTACGCCGTCATTCACAATCCTGCTATCGTCGACAACCCCGACGTTCCAAGCTATCAGCCTTATGTCCATGGAAAGTGCGACCCGCCCGCGCTCATTCCTCTTCACATGACCGCCGTTCACCTTCAAGCGCAATGCTATCTCGACGCCGCCGCCTTCCTCACCCTCTCCGCCACGTTCCGACTCCACTGCGTCTCCGGCAGCCGCTTCTGCGATTGCATCGTTGCCGTCCCCGTCCCACATCAGGTGCGTGAAACAAATTCCATCTTTCGGTTCCTTCCTCtgcaagtttatttttatttggaattacctattttttatttcacgCTGATATTTGTAACttacttctttttttcctttcctaGTCGTTACTATTTTCTTTCAAAGAACTAGCTGAAGGATCATATGTTAAGGGAGGTgctaaataaaatatgataaggactacaacaaaaaaaaaactaatgcttgttttgaaaaactcacactagataaataaaaataagaaaaaaaaagtgagatgaAATTtgacttattaaaaatatatattttttaaacacacTAATTTACGAATTAATTTTACTCTTTGAAggactaatttaaaattttctttttatgaagGGGTAAAGCGCAGATAAGTATAggaataaatttatgaaaatgataTAATATCAATGTTctaattatgatttttgttaattttgggACCTAATTAACAATCCTAAATATGTgttgaaccaaaaataaattgtgtttgCTTTTTCAACCAAGCGTGATCATGTACCTAAAACTTCTTTTGAGTTAAAGGAATCAGAAAATTTGCATTAATTGATAATTTCTACTCCTTTTTATGAGcttgcttttaaaataaaaaagacttCAAGCATAAATCACTACTTTTCAAACTTAATCGATATTACCCAAGATCAAGTTTACAAACAAACCCTCACACCCATGCTTTATAGTTGCAGGACTTGAATAAGAAGTCTAGGCTAGATTTCTGGCGTTCCAAATCCattatatgttgttttctttgtgaaaacttaataatttgttttctattatttaatgTGGAATGAGTCCCGAATATATGTTTTGTAAACTTGCCTATATGTAAGGTTTCCATAATGGCTCCCAATCATGATGCGTTTGAATAATGCTTCAAAGAAGTTGCAGATTTTGTGTTCTGATACCATTTGGCTAACAGGGTTCAATTCTAGGTGTGGAAGTCAGTGTTCATAGGAAGTCTTATTCTACTCTGCTGGTTGATATGAAAGACAAAAATGGTAAGGAGAATATGATCCAATGTCAAGATGGAGGCTTTATCGGGCCTAATTTGTTTACATTGCATATACCTCAGGTAGATATTATGTTGTGTATTCTGAAGGTTATTGATTTCTAGGTCGAAATGGTTTGGTTATCTTGTTCATATGCTTCTTATGTTTGTAACAGATAGACGGAGGTTCCAAATTATCTGTTAAATTTAGTTGGTACGAGAAGATACTATACAGCAATGATGAGTTCTTCTTGAATGTGCCGTTTACCTTTCCTGATTTTGTCAACCCTGTTGGGAAAATGTCAAAAAAAGAGAAGATAGAAATAACTGTGAATGGTATAGCTGGAAGTGAGCTTCTGTACCATAAAGCGAGTCATCCCATGAAGGTTCATATTTGGTTCAATTATTGGTGGTATTATAGTTCGTATTTTATGTAGAACCAATTAGCCATGTGATGTGGTTGTATTCCCTGACTTTACAGACAGTGAGGAACAATGCTGGGAGTACGGGTTTCTTGTATGAGGCAGATGTTCTCTCGTGGTCAAAAACTGATTTTAGCTTTTCATATGTTGTGCCTGTAAGACTCAATGCCACTTTTgttgtcatttttatttatagctAGCTGTTGAAAGCTGCACTTTGGCATGTTGTATAAATTCAGGATTCTTCAAGTCATATAAGTGGTGGGGTTCTCTTGGAATCTGCACCTGTGGATGATTTTGATCAAAGAGATATGTTCTGCATGTACCTTCATCCAGGAAATCTTCAGAGTAAGAAGGTTTGTAGAGTATCTATAAACTTTGTAGGTGTGCATTTTACATATAGTTTtctgattgtcattttgtttacATTGCTGGTCCTGCTCAATGTCTAGATATTCAGAAAGGACATCGTATTTGTAATTGACGTCAGTGGAAGCATGCGCGGAAAGCTAATTGATGAAACGAAAAATGCACTATCGGTTGCTCTCTCTAAGCTCGATCCTGACGATTCATTTAGTATTATAGCATTTAATGGAGATATATAccaattttcaaaatcaatggAATTGGCTTCAAAGGATGCTGTTGAAAGGGCCATAGAGTGGATTAACATAAACTTTGTTGCAGGGGGTGATACGAATATTTTGCATCCTTTAAACACGGTAACTTAAATAttcatacaaattttcttttttccgGGGGTAGGAGGGGTGGAGTGTGAATTTTATGTTTCTATTTGACATATTTGTTGTTAATTATATACATAAACACACATGACCATTCATCCAACATcctttaagaaatatttttctttgctgatttttttttcaatattaaaaaataaaataatattaaaagtcaCGTGATTAGGTGTTTTCTCGGTATTTTATACTGTTTGAGTTTCTTCCGTGTATCAACACTCTAGTTAGTTTGTCATGTTTTGGTTATGATCATTCATTGTTTAACAAGAAAACTTCTGAATTAAAGTGCAATGTACTGTCTACTGAACAAATGAATCAATATGTGCTCAACTTGATGGAAATAGTTTTACTGTCTTTGTGACCCTCAAATCAGCTTTTGTGATTGTTAATGGTCACCACAGTTCTTTCTGTTCACTGTCATTGGGTAGCGTTGCAttgtatatttgtatatttttactTTGTCTTTTCTTTCAGGCAATAGAGATGCTATCTGATGCTCAAAGTTCAGTTCCAATTATTTTCCTAGTTACAGATGGAACTGTTGAACATGAGAGACAAATTTGTGATGTGATAAAGAATCATGTGACCAATGGAGAGTCAATGACCCCACGAATTTATACTTTTGGCATAGGTATGATTTCTTCTTTCCAGTATTTGAAGTCTGGATTCATTGTTACGTTCTTACCCAATTAAAATTCATCGattctagtatttttttttttgtattgtgaAATCTTTTGAGTTTACTTTCTAATGTTACTAAAATCACATTCAATCCCAGGTCCATTCTGCAATAATTATTTCTTGCGGATGCTTGCTACGATAAGTCGGGGCCAACATCTTGCAGCATTGGATGCAGGCAAGTTCTAAACTTTTAACTTCAAAAAGTAAATGTCATCGTTGTTGTTTCTTGTTATTGTGAGCTTAGTGGCAATTTTGGATTTTAGAGACATTTTGATCTTCAAACCATGTCAATGAACACATACCTGACAAACAATTATATTATCTAAGGTAGGTTGTAACTTTATGTATTATAGTTGGATTACCTGATTGTGTTGACTAGCCTTAAACATTCAAACAAGTGGTCCTATAATGGTTTTGGACACTGGTTTCACAATTGTTTATAGAAAGGTCCTCTTTCTCTTGTTTAATTGCAAGGGGTGCATAAACATTAAAAACAGAAGTAGAGTAAAATTTCTGATTTGATCGAGTGTTCAaccttataaaaaatattcggGTGTTCAACAATTTAAGTTATGACCTATTTGAATTTATTGCAGATTTGATCGAGTCTCAAATGCTGCAATTCTTCCACAAAGCTTCATCTATTGTTCTTGCAAATATCACAGCAGACATATTCAATGGTCTGAATGATGTTGAGGTAAACATCTTATTGACACCTGGTTAGATAAAGGGAAATAAATGTGTCAGCAtgtttgctttttttttcttctcactaATTTCCGTCCTTGACTTTTATACATTTGCTTTAGTTTTTCTACCTTAACCCAGCtcaaaatattgatatttgtcTGATAGAACTGGATTACAATCAGGGTGCAGAAAGAAAATGATACTTAGAAGTTTATTGAGTAATATCCAACTCTGGATCAATGGATGCCTAGAGTTAAGAAGATACAAAGGAGGCTTCCCCAGTATTTCAAGAGCCTAGACTCTCCCACCCTAAACTAACTGGACCAACTTTTATACTCCATTACATTCTCTGCCACCACTATATATATATCAGGCTAACTAATTAACTAACTCTAATGGCTTTACTGACAAAACTTGCCTTTAACTAACAGGGTCTGGTCCACGTGATTCCTTTGGCGTTGACCCATTCTTATTTCTCTCGGTATTGATTTTCTAAACTGGGAATCAGTTTCCTAGTCTCCACTGTTTTTGATGGAGTAATTTGAGTTAGGAGAGGTCCTGCTTGCAAAAAAATTCCAATGGCTTCTTTTTTAGTTTCTATGCTCTTCCTACTGAATTCTGCAGTTCCCTCATGCCTTTGGGGGATActtatttatctttatgtttcttttttccCGTTTATATCttctttagaaaaatattagCGATTGAAGACTAAAATGATGCCATGATGGGATTCATATTACTTTTCTGTAGCATATGTTATTATAAGTTCCATTCTTTTATCTAATTTCCCCTGAACTTGTGGTTCACTCTAATAGCATTATTTGCTATATATCTTGTCATAGGTGTTCCCCTTCCATATTCCAGATCTTTCCTCAGATGGTCCATTGATTTTTTCTGGAAGATACAATGGCAGTTTTCCCAAAGATCTTGAAATTAAAGGGGTCTTGGCTGATTTCAGTAATTTTGTAATAGATATGAAGATTGAAGAGGCTAAGGAGATACCTGTACAAAGGGTAATGCACTTCGCACTACCTTGCTTATTCGCAATTCAAGCTTATTTGTCTATCTTTTTCCTTAAACTATATCTAAAATTTCTGGAGAGGATGCTCAAATTTGTTTATGGGTGCTAGAAATCTATTTGGTACTCTGTCATCCTCTTTGAACTTTGAAGGATCCGTCATGTCATGAAGCATAGAGTGGTATACCAGTCACATTTAGTCCTaattcctcttttttttttacattccaTCCTTATGATTTTCTGGGGGTACATAAAGAACCATGGCTTTCTTTATCCTTCTAATGTGTGCATATTGTAGTTTACCTTGTAATAAAGATGCACAAGTttgttatttcatttcatttccttttctgttaattattattctcCTGCACTGCTTTTTCTTTATCAGATTTGTGCAAGGGACCAAATAGAGTATCTTACTGCTCAAGCTTGGCTCTCAAACGATGAAAAATTAGAACAGCGGGTTTGTTATTAGTTTCTGTTCTATCACTCCACGTATTCACGTGCTTGGGTTAAAATTTCATCTAGGCTGTAACGGTTCTTCAATTTGATATTCGgccattttatttttctctaaattttttttttcttgagctACCTCATTTAAATTGCCAGGTTGCAAAACTAAGCTTACAAACGGGCTTTATATCGGAGTACACGCTTATGGCAAATCTTGAGAATGATCTTCGAAAGAATGTCAAGGAATCAGATAGAAAGAAAGAAGTATGTATCAAAAGTTGAGGTTCTTTTTCCTAATAAAATGGATATAATCTTGTGTAAACAAATTTTTTGTCATTTCACACTTTCAAATGTATTCCTTTTTGTATTAGATTTATGGTAACATGACATAGAAAACTAGAGTTTTGTCTGTTGGTTTTCCTGTTTTAATAGAACtcttatatttcaattttatatagtcgttgttagtttttctttttcaataaataaaatattacttccCTTTCTGACCGTTCTTCTAAATTATGGCAAAAAATATTCCTTTTTGTATTAGATTTATGGTAACATGACATAGAAAACTAGAGTTTTGTCTGTTGGTTTTCCTGTTTTAATAGAACtcttatatttcaattttatatagtcgttgttagtttttctttttcaataaataaaatattacttccCTTTCTGACCGTTCTTCTAAATTATGGCAAAAAATATTCCTTTTTGTATTAGATTTATGGTAACATGACATAGAAAACTAGAGTTTTGTCTGTTGGTTTTCCTGTTTTAATAGAACtcttatatttcaattttatatagtcgttgttagtttttctttttcaataaataaaatattacttccCTTTCTGACCGTTCTTCTAAATTATGGCAAAAAGTATTCCTTTTTGTATTAGATTTATGGTAACATGACATAGAAAACTAGAGTTTTGTCTGTTGGTTTTCCTGTTTTAATAGAACtcttatatttcaattttatatagtcgttgttagtttttctttttcaataaataaaatattacttccCTTTCTGACCGTTCTTCTAAATTATGGCAAAAAGGTGTCAAAAAAGAGCCATCATAAGAAGACTGGTGCAAAAGAACAAGGGAACCGAATGTTTTTGCTCCCTCACTTAGGTATAGGATTTGGCAACTTGGCTGCAACTGCTGAAAACATTCAGCCGGGACGTCATGAACCAAAAGGGCCTGATGCGGCTGAAATCTTTGTTAAGCGGGCCACGAATTGTTGTAGCTCCTTCTGCAATTCCTGCTGTTGCATGTCCTGCATTCATGCGTGTACCCGGATAAACACCCAATGCGCAAATGCAATTACTCAACTCTGCGTTGGTTTGGGATGCCTCAGCTGCCTTGAATGTTGTGCAGATATATGCTGTTCTGGAAATGAAAGCTGAAACCTCAAAATATGTTGTATGGTTGCTGCTATACACTACATAGAAATTACTGTTTATTGGGGTTGTTGCTTTGGGAATGTATATGCTTATGTCATCGGTTTCGTTTTATAGTTCATTTTTCTTGCCAACATTGGGTAATTTAAATTTTCCAAGGGTATCTTGTCCGGCATGTTTAATTTGCTATAGAAAGTCAATTTTCAATGCTTATACtgttagaaaagaaaagagtttTGTCAAATACAGCTTTACTCCCTCCTTTTAGCTTATTAGACACATATCTCAAAGGATTTTTACtgtttaaaataaacaacaGAAATCTATTGTAATTTTATCCTCTGGTTAAGTACCAGAGAAGTGATGGTTATACTGTCTATTCTAGCAACTCCTAGCTAGCACTAGTAAGCTGTCTTCAAAAGTTGCATCAACGTATATACACATTAACACGTAAAGCAGGCAGGAACTGCCCATGTATTGTGTAGTCTGTTTTCCATCCTAATAATTTTCATAGTTGCAATTTTTTTACCTTTACCTCTAAGATTCTGTGACATCTCTCTCTACTTGTATATCTGATTCTTTTTCCTCATCCTCATCTGATGAAACCACCGTTCTGTGATGGAAGGTTTGCTGAATTCTCGTCACTCCCTTTTCCACGGGCCCTATTGCTTGATTTATTGCCAGTACAACATCCTCGACAACCTGATGGATAGATAAGATGGGTTAACAGTGATAATTAAGGCAGATTATGTGATTCTTATGCAATGAACTTACTCTCTGACCACCTTCAACAACGATATCCTGGACGCTCTCCGTCACACTTGTTCTTGGAGACTCAACTCGAGTCGATGTCTCTTTTAGCAAAGCAGCTTTCTGCCTGTTCTCCTCATCTATCTCCAGGGCTGCctcctttgtttcttttctGACTTTTCCATATGCAGCAGAAGGAAGAAATTGATATGGTTTTGCAGAAAATACAAACACATGAGCAACAG
This Vigna angularis cultivar LongXiaoDou No.4 chromosome 4, ASM1680809v1, whole genome shotgun sequence DNA region includes the following protein-coding sequences:
- the LOC108329885 gene encoding uncharacterized protein LOC108329885 isoform X2; the encoded protein is MRGSVYFYAGVTNIESRRKRKTKGGWFEKEGTPCRCLLTFSIEEAMVEEFSKSVEEGLRLSKRIYFGKDRAVSPPKPPPTMSKSNTSYLPTAPMLYAVIHNPAIVDNPDVPSYQPYVHGKCDPPALIPLHMTAVHLQAQCYLDAAAFLTLSATFRLHCVSGSRFCDCIVAVPVPHQGSILGVEVSVHRKSYSTLLVDMKDKNGKENMIQCQDGGFIGPNLFTLHIPQIDGGSKLSVKFSWYEKILYSNDEFFLNVPFTFPDFVNPVGKMSKKEKIEITVNGIAGSELLYHKASHPMKTVRNNAGSTGFLYEADVLSWSKTDFSFSYVVPDSSSHISGGVLLESAPVDDFDQRDMFCMYLHPGNLQSKKIFRKDIVFVIDVSGSMRGKLIDETKNALSVALSKLDPDDSFSIIAFNGDIYQFSKSMELASKDAVERAIEWININFVAGGDTNILHPLNTAIEMLSDAQSSVPIIFLVTDGTVEHERQICDVIKNHVTNGESMTPRIYTFGIGPFCNNYFLRMLATISRGQHLAALDADLIESQMLQFFHKASSIVLANITADIFNGLNDVEVFPFHIPDLSSDGPLIFSGRYNGSFPKDLEIKGVLADFSNFVIDMKIEEAKEIPVQRVAKLSLQTGFISEYTLMANLENDLRKNVKESDRKKEVSKKSHHKKTGAKEQGNRMFLLPHLGIGFGNLAATAENIQPGRHEPKGPDAAEIFVKRATNCCSSFCNSCCCMSCIHACTRINTQCANAITQLCVGLGCLSCLECCADICCSGNES
- the LOC108329885 gene encoding uncharacterized protein LOC108329885 isoform X1, with product MRGSVYFYAGVTNIESRRKRKTKGGWFEKEGTPCRCLLTFSIEEAMVEEFSKSVEEGLRLSKRIYFGKDRAVSPPKPPPTMSKSNTSYLPTAPMLYAVIHNPAIVDNPDVPSYQPYVHGKCDPPALIPLHMTAVHLQAQCYLDAAAFLTLSATFRLHCVSGSRFCDCIVAVPVPHQGSILGVEVSVHRKSYSTLLVDMKDKNGKENMIQCQDGGFIGPNLFTLHIPQIDGGSKLSVKFSWYEKILYSNDEFFLNVPFTFPDFVNPVGKMSKKEKIEITVNGIAGSELLYHKASHPMKTVRNNAGSTGFLYEADVLSWSKTDFSFSYVVPDSSSHISGGVLLESAPVDDFDQRDMFCMYLHPGNLQSKKIFRKDIVFVIDVSGSMRGKLIDETKNALSVALSKLDPDDSFSIIAFNGDIYQFSKSMELASKDAVERAIEWININFVAGGDTNILHPLNTAIEMLSDAQSSVPIIFLVTDGTVEHERQICDVIKNHVTNGESMTPRIYTFGIGPFCNNYFLRMLATISRGQHLAALDADLIESQMLQFFHKASSIVLANITADIFNGLNDVEVFPFHIPDLSSDGPLIFSGRYNGSFPKDLEIKGVLADFSNFVIDMKIEEAKEIPVQRICARDQIEYLTAQAWLSNDEKLEQRVAKLSLQTGFISEYTLMANLENDLRKNVKESDRKKEVSKKSHHKKTGAKEQGNRMFLLPHLGIGFGNLAATAENIQPGRHEPKGPDAAEIFVKRATNCCSSFCNSCCCMSCIHACTRINTQCANAITQLCVGLGCLSCLECCADICCSGNES
- the LOC108329885 gene encoding uncharacterized protein LOC108329885 isoform X3, with protein sequence MRGSVYFYAGVTNIESRRKRKTKGGWFEKEGTPCRCLLTFSIEEAMVEEFSKSVEEGLRLSKRIYFGKDRAVSPPKPPPTMSKSNTSYLPTAPMLYAVIHNPAIVDNPDVPSYQPYVHGKCDPPALIPLHMTAVHLQAQCYLDAAAFLTLSATFRLHCVSGSRFCDCIVAVPVPHQGSILGVEVSVHRKSYSTLLVDMKDKNGKENMIQCQDGGFIGPNLFTLHIPQIDGGSKLSVKFSWYEKILYSNDEFFLNVPFTFPDFVNPVGKMSKKEKIEITVNGIAGSELLYHKASHPMKTVRNNAGSTGFLYEADVLSWSKTDFSFSYVVPDSSSHISGGVLLESAPVDDFDQRDMFCMYLHPGNLQSKKIFRKDIVFVIDVSGSMRGKLIDETKNALSVALSKLDPDDSFSIIAFNGDIYQFSKSMELASKDAVERAIEWININFVAGGDTNILHPLNTAIEMLSDAQSSVPIIFLVTDGTVEHERQICDVIKNHVTNGESMTPRIYTFGIGPFCNNYFLRMLATISRGQHLAALDADLIESQMLQFFHKASSIVLANITADIFNGLNDVEICARDQIEYLTAQAWLSNDEKLEQRVAKLSLQTGFISEYTLMANLENDLRKNVKESDRKKEVSKKSHHKKTGAKEQGNRMFLLPHLGIGFGNLAATAENIQPGRHEPKGPDAAEIFVKRATNCCSSFCNSCCCMSCIHACTRINTQCANAITQLCVGLGCLSCLECCADICCSGNES
- the LOC108329885 gene encoding uncharacterized protein LOC108329885 isoform X4, with amino-acid sequence MRGSVYFYAGVTNIESRRKRKTKGGWFEKEGTPCRCLLTFSIEEAMVEEFSKSVEEGLRLSKRIYFGKDRAVSPPKPPPTMSKSNTSYLPTAPMLYAVIHNPAIVDNPDVPSYQPYVHGKCDPPALIPLHMTAVHLQAQCYLDAAAFLTLSATFRLHCVSGSRFCDCIVAVPVPHQGSILGVEVSVHRKSYSTLLVDMKDKNGKENMIQCQDGGFIGPNLFTLHIPQIDGGSKLSVKFSWYEKILYSNDEFFLNVPFTFPDFVNPVGKMSKKEKIEITVNGIAGSELLYHKASHPMKTVRNNAGSTGFLYEADVLSWSKTDFSFSYVVPDSSSHISGGVLLESAPVDDFDQRDMFCMYLHPGNLQSKKAIEMLSDAQSSVPIIFLVTDGTVEHERQICDVIKNHVTNGESMTPRIYTFGIGPFCNNYFLRMLATISRGQHLAALDADLIESQMLQFFHKASSIVLANITADIFNGLNDVEVFPFHIPDLSSDGPLIFSGRYNGSFPKDLEIKGVLADFSNFVIDMKIEEAKEIPVQRICARDQIEYLTAQAWLSNDEKLEQRVAKLSLQTGFISEYTLMANLENDLRKNVKESDRKKEVSKKSHHKKTGAKEQGNRMFLLPHLGIGFGNLAATAENIQPGRHEPKGPDAAEIFVKRATNCCSSFCNSCCCMSCIHACTRINTQCANAITQLCVGLGCLSCLECCADICCSGNES
- the LOC108329885 gene encoding uncharacterized protein LOC108329885 isoform X5, translating into MLSRRRRLPHPLRHVPTPLRLRQPLLRLHRCRPRPTSGVEVSVHRKSYSTLLVDMKDKNGKENMIQCQDGGFIGPNLFTLHIPQIDGGSKLSVKFSWYEKILYSNDEFFLNVPFTFPDFVNPVGKMSKKEKIEITVNGIAGSELLYHKASHPMKTVRNNAGSTGFLYEADVLSWSKTDFSFSYVVPDSSSHISGGVLLESAPVDDFDQRDMFCMYLHPGNLQSKKIFRKDIVFVIDVSGSMRGKLIDETKNALSVALSKLDPDDSFSIIAFNGDIYQFSKSMELASKDAVERAIEWININFVAGGDTNILHPLNTAIEMLSDAQSSVPIIFLVTDGTVEHERQICDVIKNHVTNGESMTPRIYTFGIGPFCNNYFLRMLATISRGQHLAALDADLIESQMLQFFHKASSIVLANITADIFNGLNDVEVFPFHIPDLSSDGPLIFSGRYNGSFPKDLEIKGVLADFSNFVIDMKIEEAKEIPVQRICARDQIEYLTAQAWLSNDEKLEQRVAKLSLQTGFISEYTLMANLENDLRKNVKESDRKKEVSKKSHHKKTGAKEQGNRMFLLPHLGIGFGNLAATAENIQPGRHEPKGPDAAEIFVKRATNCCSSFCNSCCCMSCIHACTRINTQCANAITQLCVGLGCLSCLECCADICCSGNES